Proteins from a genomic interval of Verrucomicrobiota bacterium:
- a CDS encoding glycosyltransferase has translation MSHFGILSFPGTGHLHPLTALGRALVRRGHQVTVFQVPDAERLVRAAGLGFWPIGKADFPLGTLRVQDQRLGRLQGMQALGFIFERFCRHSAVVLREAPGALRSAGVDGLVVDQAEFAGGTVAERLGLPFATAILTLPLNLDPRVPFCAFHAGPQPGPWARLRTQAGNARVGLLASGLRALINRQRQAWGLGPKANLDGFYSGLAQVAQVAAAFDFPQRHLAPHFHYAGPFLETGARRPVDFPWERLEPGRPLVFVSMGTLQNGMKRVFRAVAEACAAFPVQTVLSLGGNLAPEALGPLPGEPIVVRYAPQLELLRKSALTVFHGGLNTALESLSCGVPMVAVPVTMDQPGVGARVAWTGTGKAIPVARLSVERLRAAIAEVLGNPHYRIQAQRLQRQMALTPGAQRAAGLIEGALLNGLSEGPKGGLKVAKPEPLATWRPENRPAVPAAGTHACSGLTCCNLSGGCPPDER, from the coding sequence ATGAGCCACTTTGGCATTTTGAGTTTTCCGGGTACCGGCCACTTGCACCCATTGACGGCGCTCGGCCGCGCGTTGGTGCGCCGTGGCCACCAAGTCACCGTCTTCCAGGTGCCCGACGCCGAACGGTTGGTGCGTGCGGCCGGCCTGGGCTTCTGGCCGATCGGCAAGGCCGACTTTCCCCTGGGAACCCTTCGCGTGCAAGACCAGCGGCTCGGGCGCCTTCAAGGCATGCAGGCCCTGGGGTTCATCTTCGAGCGTTTCTGCCGGCACTCGGCTGTGGTGCTGCGGGAAGCGCCTGGGGCGCTGCGGTCGGCCGGGGTCGACGGCCTGGTCGTGGACCAGGCGGAGTTTGCCGGCGGTACCGTCGCCGAACGGCTTGGACTGCCGTTCGCAACGGCCATCTTGACTTTGCCGCTTAACCTGGACCCGCGGGTCCCGTTTTGTGCGTTTCATGCGGGCCCGCAGCCCGGCCCGTGGGCACGGTTGCGTACGCAGGCCGGCAACGCCAGGGTTGGCTTGCTAGCCTCGGGCCTTCGCGCCCTCATTAACCGGCAACGCCAAGCCTGGGGCCTGGGGCCCAAGGCGAACCTGGATGGCTTTTACTCGGGCCTGGCGCAAGTCGCGCAGGTGGCGGCCGCCTTTGATTTTCCGCAACGCCATTTGGCGCCACACTTCCATTACGCCGGGCCGTTTCTGGAGACGGGGGCGAGGCGCCCGGTGGATTTTCCTTGGGAGCGCCTGGAGCCGGGACGACCGCTGGTCTTCGTCTCGATGGGCACGCTGCAAAATGGGATGAAACGCGTCTTTCGGGCTGTGGCCGAGGCGTGCGCGGCTTTTCCGGTGCAAACGGTCCTTTCCTTGGGCGGTAACCTCGCGCCGGAGGCGCTTGGGCCTTTGCCGGGTGAGCCGATTGTGGTGCGGTACGCGCCGCAATTGGAGTTGCTGCGCAAATCGGCCCTCACCGTCTTTCACGGGGGTTTAAATACCGCGCTGGAATCGCTCAGCTGCGGCGTTCCGATGGTCGCCGTGCCCGTCACGATGGACCAACCCGGGGTGGGCGCCCGGGTTGCTTGGACGGGTACGGGCAAGGCAATCCCCGTCGCTCGGCTGAGCGTTGAACGGCTGCGCGCGGCCATTGCGGAGGTGTTAGGCAACCCCCATTACCGCATCCAAGCGCAACGCCTGCAGCGCCAAATGGCTCTGACCCCCGGTGCGCAACGGGCGGCCGGGCTCATCGAAGGGGCCCTTCTGAATGGTTTATCTGAAGGCCCCAAAGGGGGGCTCAAGGTAGCGAAGCCCGAACCTTTGGCAACGTGGCGGCCGGAGAACAGGCCGGCTGTTCCAGCGGCAGGCACTCATGCCTGTTCAGGGTTGACGTGCTGCAACCTCAGCGGGGGATGCCCGCCGGACGAAAGGTGA
- a CDS encoding EamA family transporter translates to MKKGALLLLMTAVLWSLGGLWVKFIDWNPVAIAGARSLIAFAVIAAVMPKALGQLTWGAVPGAIAYAAVMFLFVLATKLTTAANAVFLHYTAPIHIALIGPWLLGERTRWRDWALIAVALSGVALFFCDELDLNSRWGLLAGLGSGFCSAWLIMLMRRARTASPEAVTQLGNLLAVAAASPWMFPVHKPEQNGLWLLMLGAVSLGIPYLLYSRAIREVKALDATLITMIEPVLNPVWVMVAAHEYPSGWSLVGGCLVLSTSLARSVLASREASHLRRGAAQQPGVSRALARP, encoded by the coding sequence ATGAAAAAAGGCGCGCTCTTGCTGCTCATGACTGCGGTCCTTTGGTCGCTGGGCGGCCTCTGGGTCAAGTTCATCGACTGGAACCCCGTGGCCATTGCCGGGGCCCGAAGCCTGATTGCCTTTGCGGTCATCGCCGCCGTGATGCCCAAGGCCTTGGGCCAACTTACCTGGGGCGCCGTGCCCGGCGCCATCGCATATGCCGCCGTGATGTTCCTGTTCGTGCTGGCCACCAAACTGACTACGGCGGCCAACGCCGTCTTTCTGCATTACACGGCCCCGATCCACATCGCCCTGATCGGGCCCTGGCTGCTGGGCGAGCGGACCCGCTGGCGCGATTGGGCCCTCATCGCCGTGGCCCTAAGCGGGGTGGCCCTGTTTTTCTGCGACGAACTGGACTTGAACAGCCGCTGGGGATTGCTCGCCGGATTAGGCAGCGGGTTTTGCTCGGCGTGGTTAATCATGCTGATGCGCCGGGCGCGCACGGCCTCGCCCGAAGCGGTGACCCAGCTGGGCAACCTGCTGGCCGTGGCGGCCGCCAGTCCCTGGATGTTCCCGGTGCATAAGCCTGAGCAAAACGGCCTGTGGCTGCTCATGCTCGGGGCCGTGTCGCTGGGCATTCCCTACCTGCTTTACTCGCGGGCCATTCGGGAAGTGAAAGCGCTCGACGCCACGTTGATCACGATGATCGAGCCCGTCTTGAACCCCGTTTGGGTGATGGTGGCAGCGCACGAATACCCGTCGGGGTGGTCGTTGGTGGGCGGCTGCTTGGTCCTGAGCACGTCCTTGGCCCGCAGCGTGCTGGCTTCAAGAGAGGCGAGCCACCTTCGCAGGGGGGCAGCGCAGCAACCCGGCGTCAGCCGTGCGCTGGCTCGGCCTTAA
- a CDS encoding protein kinase, translated as MAPPTCMSAEPSIKAAPGNGPCRCPVCGAPCPPGDDGLGCPVCLLQGALEAGSEAGGNSPHHAPLPPDAGRFAHYALARRADGTFEELGRGAMGVTYRAVDTALGRSVALKVIEARVAAHPEARERFLREARAAARLSHPNVASVFYYGVRPADGQCFYAMELVEGETLEARLRREGPLPAADALAIVAQVARALGAAEAQRLVHRDLKPSNVMLVEGAELRVKLIDFGLAKAAAHAEETHLTCGGFVGTPAFASPEQCAGGAVDVRSDLYALGATLWEMLTGRPPFRGSPTEVMAQHLEAPLPLEQLKGVPQPVAVLLEGLLEKNPVHRFQNAAQLLRAASAVTTALRTGRRLTPRRLQKPSPAGSPGVSRRPSAQPRGPEKVSLARLPVTGNVLLGREKDLAFLDQAWANPQVNVVSVVAWAGVGKSTLINHWLGRLATERYRSAARVFGWSFYRQGTSGGAASSADEFLDATLRWFDDPDPWLGTAWEKGERLARLVAHHRTLLVLDGLEPLQHPPGPQEGRLREPALQALLRELAAFNKGLCLITTRLPVADLADGEGTSALRCELDHLSRKTGAQLLGALGVKGVDEELEAASDDFQGHCLALTLLGSYLADAYEGDIRRRGEVSNRLSDDVRQGTHARRVMASYQNWFGEGPELSVLRLLGLFDRPADPRALEAVLRLPAIPGLTDSLTDITPTRWRALVAKLKRAKLLAGEDPHQPGQLDAHPLVREFFGEQLRTQQPAAWQEGNRRLYEHYRALAPPMPDNFRDMEPLFLAAACGCQAGRLRDALHEVYIPRVQRGDALFAGNVLGARGPLLSVLVRFFQDGRWGTFVETDVEGQSLTVEDRLFVLMQSALYLAATQWMGTPEVQLCYQCAEALCCSLKEPLRLYFTLLGQWRCSLTTDKLPATMQVAQRLYSRAQSQNNPALLVGAHSAMAMTHYSMGEFESGQRHATEGIRIWRSGGIPPHAEEAIAPVIVCLCEEALTAWHFGGTALSQETMTEAISVARQLNDAHNLVMALWYAGLLNHCRRKPMEVERFASEVIEVSTREQIGHWLAGSGMLRGWARGMSGSPAEGLRCIEDGLRAYPSTFGLPFWLVLKAEVLYLENRIVEALEALKQSETLVEWSAERWWCAELHRFRAVFLAALGADEARIEASFRHAILTARQQRSFTLAARAEESYAEYRGGKTRRPHLPEPPGQPPFV; from the coding sequence GTGGCCCCTCCAACTTGCATGAGCGCCGAGCCTTCCATCAAAGCAGCTCCCGGCAACGGGCCGTGCCGCTGCCCGGTCTGCGGCGCGCCTTGCCCGCCAGGGGACGACGGGCTGGGCTGCCCGGTGTGCCTGCTGCAAGGCGCGCTCGAGGCCGGATCGGAAGCTGGAGGGAATTCGCCCCACCACGCGCCGTTGCCGCCCGACGCGGGCCGCTTCGCCCATTACGCGCTGGCGCGGCGCGCTGACGGCACCTTTGAGGAACTGGGCCGCGGAGCCATGGGCGTCACTTACCGTGCCGTTGATACGGCGCTGGGCCGCTCGGTGGCTCTTAAGGTCATTGAGGCGCGGGTGGCCGCCCACCCCGAAGCCCGGGAACGCTTCTTGCGCGAGGCCCGGGCCGCCGCGCGGCTCTCCCACCCCAACGTCGCCTCGGTGTTTTATTACGGGGTGCGCCCGGCAGACGGCCAATGCTTCTACGCCATGGAACTGGTCGAGGGCGAAACTTTGGAGGCGCGCCTGCGCCGGGAAGGGCCCTTGCCGGCGGCCGACGCGCTGGCCATCGTTGCGCAAGTGGCCCGCGCGCTGGGGGCCGCCGAGGCCCAACGCCTGGTGCACCGGGATTTGAAGCCTTCCAATGTGATGCTGGTTGAAGGTGCGGAGCTGCGCGTCAAGCTCATCGACTTTGGGTTGGCCAAGGCAGCGGCCCACGCCGAGGAGACCCACCTGACCTGCGGAGGCTTTGTGGGCACGCCCGCCTTCGCCAGCCCGGAGCAATGCGCGGGGGGCGCAGTCGACGTCCGCTCCGACCTCTACGCCTTGGGCGCCACCCTTTGGGAGATGCTCACCGGACGTCCCCCTTTCCGTGGCTCCCCAACCGAGGTGATGGCTCAGCACCTGGAGGCGCCCTTGCCGCTGGAGCAGCTTAAGGGCGTGCCGCAGCCTGTGGCCGTTTTGCTTGAGGGGCTTCTTGAGAAAAACCCGGTGCACCGCTTCCAAAATGCGGCCCAACTGCTCCGAGCGGCCTCGGCCGTCACCACCGCCCTCCGGACGGGCCGCCGCCTTACGCCTCGACGCTTGCAGAAGCCGTCCCCGGCCGGCTCTCCCGGCGTTAGCCGCCGCCCGTCTGCACAACCACGAGGACCGGAGAAAGTTTCGTTGGCCAGGTTGCCCGTGACCGGCAACGTCCTGCTGGGTCGAGAAAAAGACCTTGCCTTCCTGGACCAGGCCTGGGCCAATCCGCAGGTCAACGTCGTTTCGGTGGTGGCCTGGGCGGGCGTAGGCAAATCCACCTTGATTAACCATTGGCTCGGGCGCCTTGCCACCGAGCGTTACCGGTCAGCCGCGCGGGTGTTCGGCTGGTCCTTTTACCGGCAAGGTACCAGCGGGGGTGCAGCATCGTCCGCGGATGAATTTCTGGACGCTACCTTGCGCTGGTTCGACGACCCGGACCCTTGGCTTGGCACGGCCTGGGAGAAAGGCGAACGTTTGGCCAGGTTGGTTGCGCATCACCGAACCTTGCTGGTATTGGATGGCCTGGAACCGCTGCAACACCCGCCCGGCCCTCAAGAAGGCCGCTTGCGCGAGCCGGCCCTCCAGGCCCTCCTGCGCGAGCTGGCCGCGTTCAACAAAGGCCTTTGCCTGATCACCACGCGGCTACCGGTTGCCGACCTGGCTGACGGTGAGGGCACCTCCGCCTTGCGCTGCGAACTGGACCACCTCTCCCGTAAAACCGGGGCGCAGTTGCTGGGGGCCCTCGGGGTTAAAGGGGTGGACGAGGAGTTAGAAGCCGCGAGCGATGACTTCCAGGGTCATTGCCTGGCGCTCACGTTACTGGGCAGCTACCTGGCGGATGCGTATGAGGGCGACATCCGTCGCCGCGGAGAAGTGTCCAACCGCCTCTCCGACGACGTGCGTCAAGGCACCCACGCCCGCAGGGTGATGGCTTCTTACCAAAACTGGTTCGGTGAGGGCCCGGAATTGTCGGTGCTGCGGCTGCTGGGGCTCTTTGACCGGCCCGCAGACCCTAGGGCGCTCGAAGCCGTGCTCAGGCTGCCGGCCATCCCGGGCCTGACGGATTCCCTGACGGACATTACCCCCACCCGATGGCGAGCGTTGGTGGCCAAGCTAAAAAGGGCGAAGCTATTGGCGGGCGAGGACCCGCACCAACCGGGTCAATTGGACGCGCATCCGCTGGTGCGCGAGTTTTTCGGTGAACAGCTACGAACCCAACAGCCTGCAGCCTGGCAGGAAGGAAACCGCCGCCTTTACGAGCACTACCGGGCACTGGCTCCGCCGATGCCGGATAATTTCCGAGACATGGAGCCGCTCTTTCTTGCTGCCGCCTGCGGCTGCCAAGCCGGACGGCTTCGTGATGCGCTGCATGAGGTTTACATTCCGCGCGTTCAACGGGGGGACGCTCTATTTGCCGGCAACGTCCTCGGGGCCAGGGGCCCGCTCCTCTCCGTTCTCGTTCGTTTCTTTCAAGACGGACGCTGGGGGACCTTCGTTGAAACAGACGTTGAGGGGCAAAGCCTCACGGTAGAAGATCGGCTCTTCGTGCTCATGCAGAGTGCGTTGTACTTGGCCGCCACCCAGTGGATGGGAACACCCGAGGTGCAGCTTTGTTACCAGTGCGCCGAGGCGTTGTGTTGTTCGCTGAAGGAGCCTCTGCGGCTCTATTTTACGCTCTTGGGGCAGTGGCGCTGTTCCCTGACCACGGACAAACTGCCGGCAACGATGCAGGTTGCTCAGCGACTTTATTCACGGGCGCAGAGTCAAAACAACCCTGCGCTCCTGGTGGGGGCCCACAGCGCCATGGCGATGACGCATTACTCCATGGGTGAATTTGAGTCCGGGCAACGACACGCAACCGAAGGCATCCGGATCTGGCGCTCAGGGGGCATACCACCTCATGCAGAAGAGGCCATTGCGCCCGTCATCGTTTGCCTGTGTGAGGAGGCCCTAACCGCGTGGCATTTCGGAGGAACAGCTTTATCCCAGGAAACGATGACTGAAGCGATCAGCGTCGCGAGGCAACTGAATGATGCTCATAACCTGGTCATGGCACTCTGGTACGCCGGGCTCCTCAACCACTGTAGGCGTAAGCCTATGGAAGTGGAACGTTTTGCCTCGGAGGTGATTGAGGTGTCCACGCGCGAGCAGATTGGACACTGGTTGGCTGGGTCAGGCATGCTTCGCGGTTGGGCCCGGGGTATGTCCGGCAGCCCGGCGGAAGGCCTACGGTGCATCGAGGACGGACTCCGCGCCTATCCATCAACATTCGGCCTGCCGTTTTGGCTCGTGCTAAAGGCAGAGGTTTTGTATTTGGAAAATCGCATCGTCGAAGCCCTTGAGGCGTTAAAGCAATCAGAAACGCTGGTCGAATGGTCCGCAGAACGGTGGTGGTGCGCCGAACTGCACCGGTTTCGCGCGGTGTTTCTGGCGGCCCTCGGGGCGGACGAGGCTCGAATCGAGGCATCCTTCCGCCACGCCATTCTCACGGCCAGGCAGCAGCGATCGTTCACACTTGCCGCCCGTGCGGAAGAAAGTTATGCGGAATACCGCGGTGGGAAGACGAGGCGCCCGCACCTACCGGAACCGCCTGGCCAGCCACCTTTTGTTTAG
- a CDS encoding carbohydrate porin, whose protein sequence is MRNTAVGRRGARTYRNRLASHLLFSEANFIMDLLGDLMQPLAARRRACCYAFLNLLFAIGVIHAASADERGDDASINGFPSPPETRRLAPEELNALLPKGFLTLFPPVEDTLLGDTGGWRSGIGKYGIGFSLFSSGYAGVNVLNGQRTPQRYDKQSFSVTAAVAGTLTLNLDRIFHIPNAQFLISAEWIGTTFNPVGPRAVNMNDLLYYQTFFNGKLGLQIGYLENDVNYANPLVGPTIITPPLGPLSIIPYEVGMSRRPFSSPGMNVEVKPDKRIYLKGGIQRSLNPQGPEVEHNQNPTGFRFRAPGDGWMVLGEAGYDTGLVAGERRCWIRGGGQYNWSSYLHFDTGRTGRGNWCAYLFADQQLTQPDPTIPLKGIYLGGTCAYASPEQNVFSQYYEGRIYGFGLFPTRELDQWEVSVDYNKWSSYAGRAVNRAGIKSYGDSTSVNVGYTARLRPGMYVGPVIAYLIHPAFTPRLHDALTVSFDFSLAL, encoded by the coding sequence ATGCGGAATACCGCGGTGGGAAGACGAGGCGCCCGCACCTACCGGAACCGCCTGGCCAGCCACCTTTTGTTTAGTGAAGCCAATTTCATCATGGATTTGCTTGGCGACTTGATGCAGCCGCTTGCTGCCCGGCGCCGAGCGTGCTGCTATGCGTTTCTGAACCTCCTTTTCGCCATCGGAGTAATCCATGCGGCTTCTGCCGACGAGAGGGGTGACGACGCTTCCATTAACGGGTTCCCCAGCCCTCCGGAAACCCGGCGACTTGCGCCCGAAGAACTCAATGCCCTCCTACCTAAAGGATTTCTCACCCTGTTCCCGCCTGTCGAAGACACCCTTCTCGGCGACACCGGGGGCTGGCGGTCCGGAATCGGAAAATACGGAATCGGGTTTAGCCTATTCTCCTCAGGTTACGCCGGCGTTAACGTCCTCAACGGCCAAAGGACGCCCCAGCGTTACGACAAGCAGTCTTTCTCCGTCACCGCCGCCGTGGCTGGAACGCTCACCCTCAACTTGGACCGAATCTTCCATATCCCCAACGCGCAATTCCTGATAAGCGCAGAGTGGATCGGGACGACGTTCAACCCCGTTGGACCGCGGGCCGTGAACATGAACGATCTCCTTTACTACCAAACCTTCTTCAATGGCAAGCTTGGCCTTCAGATCGGCTACCTGGAAAATGACGTCAACTATGCCAACCCGCTCGTCGGCCCAACGATCATTACCCCGCCGCTTGGCCCACTCTCCATCATTCCTTATGAAGTGGGAATGAGCCGAAGGCCGTTTTCTTCGCCCGGCATGAACGTGGAGGTTAAACCCGACAAGCGAATTTATCTCAAAGGTGGCATTCAACGTTCCCTAAATCCCCAAGGGCCAGAGGTGGAGCACAACCAGAACCCGACCGGTTTTCGCTTCCGGGCGCCGGGCGACGGATGGATGGTCCTTGGGGAAGCAGGTTACGACACCGGCCTCGTCGCGGGTGAACGTCGCTGCTGGATACGAGGTGGCGGACAATACAACTGGAGCAGCTACCTGCATTTTGACACCGGACGTACCGGCCGAGGCAATTGGTGCGCGTACCTGTTTGCGGATCAACAGCTTACTCAGCCCGATCCTACCATACCGCTCAAAGGCATTTACCTTGGGGGCACTTGTGCGTACGCTTCCCCTGAGCAGAACGTCTTTTCTCAATATTACGAGGGCCGGATTTACGGATTCGGCCTATTTCCCACGCGAGAGTTGGACCAGTGGGAAGTGTCGGTGGACTACAATAAGTGGAGTTCATACGCGGGCCGCGCCGTTAACCGCGCAGGCATCAAAAGCTACGGCGATTCGACGTCCGTCAACGTGGGGTACACCGCGCGCTTACGTCCCGGCATGTACGTCGGGCCGGTGATTGCTTACCTCATCCACCCTGCGTTTACGCCCCGCCTGCATGACGCGCTGACGGTGAGCTTCGATTTCAGCCTTGCTTTGTGA
- a CDS encoding beta-galactosidase — protein MTQQKPSTPSLGVCYYPEHWDEGRWPSDLQRMRSLGIRYVRVAEFAWSRFEPEPEQFDFSWLQRFLDLAQNEELSVVAGTPTACPPKWLVDSMPDMIPLDEDGLPLGFGSRRHYCFSHEGYRLKCRQMVTRMAEAVGNHPAVHAWQIDNELGCHDTALSYSPAARARFREWLRQRYRNIGALNYAWGNVFWSMEYRDFDEIELPNRTPAEPNPAHCLDFRRFSSDMIREFQKAQIEVLRRLSPGRPITHNFMGGFTDFDHFDVGRDLDIASWDVYPLGYLARVPFFSETHRKEFLRSGDPDYGPLHHDLYRACGRGRWWIMEQQPGPVNWAPYNPAPLPGMVRLWTLEAFAHGAEVVSYFRWRQAPFAQEQYHAGLQLPDGEPDVACAEITQLREELSVFDGQTPQRGDVALVFDYEASWAITIQPQTKAFCYLAEVFRFYRALRQHGLNVDIVPQGGDLNGYQLVVVPPLPIVRPEFLETLRRSTGVVLFGPRLGSKTAHFAIPPNLPPGPVQELLPLRVTRVDALPDFAPEAVHWNGKRYDAEIWVEHVATDLEPLARLEDSRGVLFRHGRFFYLATLPDSRWLGDLVKMVATEQQLPLMDLPEGVRTRRFGTLRFFFNYNSHPVKLASFEGLEILTGGTDLPPAGVLIGRRKG, from the coding sequence ATGACACAACAAAAACCTTCGACGCCGTCACTCGGCGTTTGTTACTACCCGGAACATTGGGACGAGGGCCGCTGGCCTTCAGATCTGCAACGGATGCGCAGTTTGGGCATCCGTTACGTCCGGGTCGCCGAATTCGCCTGGAGCCGGTTCGAACCGGAGCCGGAACAGTTCGATTTCTCCTGGCTCCAACGTTTTCTGGATCTCGCGCAAAATGAGGAGCTTTCGGTCGTGGCCGGAACGCCGACGGCGTGCCCACCCAAGTGGTTGGTCGACTCGATGCCCGACATGATTCCGCTGGATGAAGACGGCCTGCCCCTCGGGTTCGGTTCGCGCCGTCATTACTGCTTTTCCCACGAAGGCTACCGGCTCAAATGCCGCCAGATGGTGACGCGCATGGCTGAAGCGGTGGGTAATCACCCGGCGGTTCACGCCTGGCAGATCGATAATGAGCTCGGCTGCCACGACACGGCGCTTTCCTATTCCCCCGCAGCCCGGGCGCGCTTCCGCGAATGGCTGCGCCAGCGATACCGGAATATCGGAGCCTTGAACTACGCCTGGGGCAACGTGTTCTGGAGTATGGAATACCGGGACTTCGACGAGATTGAACTGCCGAATCGTACGCCGGCCGAACCCAATCCAGCGCATTGCCTCGATTTCCGCCGGTTCAGTTCCGACATGATCCGCGAGTTCCAGAAGGCGCAAATCGAGGTGTTGCGCCGGCTCTCCCCGGGGCGCCCGATCACTCACAATTTTATGGGCGGGTTCACCGATTTCGATCACTTCGACGTGGGACGGGACCTGGATATTGCGAGCTGGGACGTCTACCCGCTCGGGTATCTCGCGAGGGTTCCCTTTTTTTCTGAAACGCACCGCAAAGAGTTCCTGCGTTCCGGCGACCCGGATTACGGTCCGCTGCATCACGACCTCTACCGCGCCTGCGGCCGTGGCCGGTGGTGGATCATGGAGCAACAACCGGGGCCGGTTAACTGGGCGCCTTACAACCCAGCCCCGCTGCCCGGGATGGTGCGGCTCTGGACGCTGGAGGCCTTTGCGCACGGAGCCGAAGTCGTGAGCTACTTCCGCTGGCGCCAGGCGCCGTTTGCGCAAGAGCAGTATCACGCCGGGCTCCAACTGCCCGACGGCGAGCCGGATGTCGCCTGCGCAGAAATCACCCAGCTCAGGGAGGAACTCTCCGTGTTTGATGGACAGACGCCGCAGCGGGGCGACGTCGCCCTCGTCTTCGATTATGAAGCGTCCTGGGCGATCACCATCCAGCCGCAAACGAAAGCGTTTTGCTACCTCGCCGAGGTTTTTCGATTCTACCGTGCGCTGCGCCAGCACGGGTTAAACGTGGATATCGTGCCGCAAGGGGGAGACCTGAATGGCTATCAGCTCGTCGTGGTTCCCCCCTTGCCGATCGTGCGTCCGGAATTTTTAGAGACGTTACGGCGTTCCACCGGAGTGGTCTTGTTCGGGCCGCGCCTCGGCTCAAAAACCGCCCACTTCGCCATCCCGCCAAATCTGCCGCCCGGGCCGGTTCAGGAACTGCTACCCCTGCGGGTGACCCGCGTCGACGCCTTGCCGGACTTCGCGCCGGAGGCCGTGCACTGGAACGGAAAACGCTATGATGCTGAGATCTGGGTCGAACATGTGGCCACCGACCTGGAGCCGCTCGCCCGGCTCGAGGATAGCCGGGGGGTGCTTTTCCGGCACGGCCGGTTTTTCTACCTGGCCACGTTGCCTGATTCGCGGTGGCTGGGGGATCTGGTGAAAATGGTGGCCACCGAGCAGCAGCTTCCACTCATGGACCTTCCGGAAGGGGTGCGAACCCGCCGGTTCGGCACCCTGCGCTTCTTCTTCAACTACAATTCGCACCCGGTTAAGCTCGCATCCTTCGAAGGTCTTGAAATCCTCACCGGCGGCACGGACCTGCCGCCGGCTGGGGTTCTCATCGGCCGCCGGAAGGGGTAG